The following nucleotide sequence is from Achromobacter spanius.
GATGCGCCGCATACCGTCGCATGCGCCGATGCGCTGGCTTGTCCGGGTTGGCTCAATAGCCGCGCCAGGCTCGGACGCACCGCCCAAGCAGCGTCGGACAGCAGCGCCGCAACGCGACCATCGGCAGCCGATGCCGTTTGCGGCGTCAAGGTAGGAGCGTTGGAGGGAGCCGCATTCGAGACAGCGGCGTTAGAAGCAACGGACTCGGCCCTCGCGCCTGTCACCGGCACGCGCAACACCAACTCGTCGGCAACGCTCGATTGGCAGGCCACGCACACCGGCCGGCCCACGGCTTGCGACAGCAGCGCGGCGTCGGCGGCGGCATCCATCAAGTCCAGCGGGTGCACCGCGTCCTGGCTTTCCGCGACCACGCCGTCGACCACGCCATCCACCGTCACACTGATCGTGCCTTCGGCTTGTTGCAGCAGCGCCGCCAGTTCGCGGCGGATCTGGGCGTGCGTGCCGGGCGTGCATGCCGGGAGCCACACACTGGCGTGTCCGTTCAACACCCAGACCGTCACCCTTGCGCCGGCACGCGGCTCGGACGAAGGCAGGCGCATGCCATAACGAAGCTGGTCCGGGTCGGCCGCATCCGCGCGCGAAGAGGGAACGACGTCCGGCGCCTGCCACACAGGCGCCAAGGCCATGGCCGCTTGCCGTGCGTGAACCGGCGACACCGCCACCACACCGGCAAAGTGCGTGCGCTGCACCGCCATCACCACGCCGGCCAGCGCGCGTGCCTGATCCAACTGCACGTGCCGCAAGACACTGCCGCGATACCGCGCGCCATCCCACAGCACACCCGGCGGGCGCAACGCCACGCCGTGCAGCAGGTCGGCGGGCAAGGCAGCGGGCAAACCCGCGTGGTGGCGCGGCGACGCCAAGGTGTTCGAACTCATCGCGTGGGTCCGCCGTCGGCAACACCCACACCACCCCCACCCGCCGCTTGCAAGCCGGGCGCACGAACACCCTCCGCTCGCAAGCGAACCGCTCGCAACGCCGCCTGCATGATCTCCACGTGCGTGCCGCAGCGGCACAGATTGTGGTGCAGTTCGCTGCGCAGCGCGTCTTCCGTGGGGTTGGGGTTACGGCGCAGCAGCGCTTCCACCGTCATGATCATGCCGTTCAGGCAGTAGCCGCATTGCGCCGCCTGGCAGTCGATGAACGCCTGCTGCGTCGGACCGGGTTGTTGCCGCGTGCCCAAGCCTTCCAGCGTGACCACGGCACGCCCTTGCGCTGCCCGCACCGGGATCACGCAAGACCGCGCGGCCACGCCGTCGATCAACACGGTGCATGCACCGCATTCGCCCAAGCCACAGCCGTACTTCGGGCCGTTCAGCGCCAGGTCATTGCGCAGCACGTGCAGCAGCGCGGTGCCGGGGTCAGCGGCCACGTCGCAGTCGCGTCCGTTCACGCTCAGGCGGATCGGAGGCGGGGTGCTGCTTGAATTGACGGTGGATCCCATGGCGTGTGGCGCGTGTGCGGATTTTGAGAAGTACGAAGGTTGCCGCGACACGGGACTAGGGGCAAGCCCCCACGCCCGCGCGGCGGACAGGTCGTCAGGCGGCGGCGCGCGTTTTAGGGTCTACCAGCGGTTCCTTGAACACGTCATAGCCAAAGCACCAGGATGGGTCCTCATTGGTGCGCAGCCAGGTGTTGTCGTGCGAAATGCGTTGCACCTTGCTGGCGCGTTCCGCGCGGTTCGCCTCGTACAGCGCAAACGCCAGCTCGTGATTATTCACGCCCACTTCCTTGAAGCAGCGCGCCAGCATGGCGCCGTCTTCAATGGCCATGGCCGCGCCTTGCGCCATGTGCGGCTTCATGGGGTGGCAGGCGTCGCCCAGCAACACCAGGCGGCCACGGCTCCACAGCGGCAAGGGGTCGCGTTCCAGCAGCGACCACTTGGTGACTTCAACCGTGGCGTCGATCAGCGCCTGCACGGTGGGGTGCCAGCCGCTGAACGCTTCGCGCATTTCATCCTTGCTGCTGGGCAGCCAGCGGTCGTTCAAGTCCCAGTGTTCCACCGGCACGCCGGTGACGTAGTAGAGCTCGTCGGCCTTGCTGGTGACGAAGTAGACCATCATGTGGCGGTCATCGCTCCACCATTTGACGCAGGAATCAAAGGGCAGCATGCCAGGCTTGGTCTGCGGCGTGGGGAACACGGCGCGGTGCGCCAGATAGCCCGCGTACTTGGGCAGCTCGGGCCCCAACAGTTCTTCACGGATGCGGGAATTGACGCCGTCGGCGCCGATGACGATGTCGGCTTCTTCAGAGGTGCCATCGGCAAAGTGCATCACGACCACGTCGCCGCGATCTTCCACGCGGGTCAGGCTCTTGTCATAGGCCAGCACGCCCGTGGGCAAGGCGTCGATCAGCAAGGCGTGGAAGTCGCCGCGGTGCACGGTCAGGTACGACGCGCCGTATTCCTTGACGGCGTAATCGCCCAGCGGAATCTGCGCCAGGATGTCGCCCGTTTCCCAATGGCGGCTGTACCAGAAATCCGGATGCGAGCCTTGTGCATTGAGCGCGTCTTCGATGCCGATGCGCCGCAGAATCTTCATGACGTTCGGCCCCACATGGATGCCGGCCCCCAAGCGCGAAAAGCCGGGCGCCTGCTCGTACACGCGGACGTTCAGCCCTTCCTTGAGCAGCAGCGCGGCGGTGGCGGCGCCGCCAAGACCCGCGCCGACGATGGCGATACGAGGGGATGTAGACACGGAACTTCTCCTTGCTGGATAGTGAAAGACTGGAAAGCGAATTCTTGAAAATTATGAAGTACACGCTTAATTTATGGATACAGAAATTCTCTATCCAAGCGTAAACCCCAAGACACATCACCAAAATAGTGCATATTTTTCACATCATTAGGTGAAAACCACTACGGAAACCGGGCTGGTCATCTGCGTCGCTCTTTGCAAGAATAGAGCGTATACGCTTCTTTTGAATTTATCGAAAACCCTAGGCCCGCCCCTTTTCAAGGCTTCTCCATGACGAAGACATTCCGAATCGGCCAGATCGTTCCCAGTTCCAACACCACGATGGAAACCGAAGTGCCCGCCATGCTGACGGCGCATTCATCGCTACGCCCCAGCGACCGCTTCACCTTCCACTCCAGCCGCATGCGCATGAAGAAGGTGCAAAAGGAAGAGCTGGCCGCCATGGACGCCGAAAGCGACCGCTGCGCGCTGGAACTCAGCGATGCGCGTGTCGACGTGCTGGGCTACGCCTGCCTGGTGGCCATCATGGCCATGGGGCGCGGCTACCACCGCGTGTCGCAAAAGCGCCTGACCGAGCGCACCGCTGAAAATGGCGCGTCGGCGCCCGTCATCACCAGCGCCGGCGCGCTGGTCGACGCGCTGCACGTCATGGGTGCCAAGAAGATTGCGCTGGTGGCGCCCTACATGATTCCGCTGACCGAACTCGTCATGGATTACATCGCCGCCGAAGGGTTTGAAATCGTGGACTGGCGCGCGCTGGAAATTCCCGACAACCTGGACGTGGGCCGCCACGACCCCGCCAAGCTGCCCGGCATCGTCGCCGGCATGAACGTGGCCGACGCCGATGTGATCGTGCTGTCCGCCTGCGTGCAAATGCCGTCGCTGCCCGCTGTCTCGCAAGTGGAAGCCGAAACCGGCAAGCCCGTGCTCACCGCCTCCATCGCCACCACCTACGCCATCCTGAAAGAACTGGGCATGGACCCGGTGGTACCCGGCGCCGGCGCCCTGCTCTCGGGCGCTTACCCCTATTCCAGGAACGCACAATGACCCAAGCCGCCAGCACCTACCTTTATGGCGGCCATGTGCACGCCAACGGCATCCGCCAGCACTACCTGCGCTATGGCGGCACGGCCGACAACCGCGCCAGCCGCCCCGCCGTCATCCTGATTCCCGGCATCACCAGCCCGGCCGTTACCTGGGGCTTCGTGGCCGAACATCTGGGCCGCCAGTTCGACACCTATGTGCTGGACGTGCGCGGCCGAGGCCTGTCGGCATCCGGCCCCGGGCTGGACTATGGGTTGGACGCGCAAGCCGCCGACGTCACGGCGTTTGCCCAGGCGCTGGGGTTGACGAACTACGCGCTGGTGGGCCATTCCATGGGCGGCCGTATCGCCGTGCGCGCGGCGCGCAGCCAACCCGAAGGCCTGACGCGTCTGGTCATCGTGGACCCGCCCGTCTCCGGCCCGGGCCGCCGCCCCTACCCGGCCAACCTGGCGTGGTACGTGGATTCCATCCGCCAAGCCACGCACGGCATGACCGCCGAAGACATGCTGGCCTTCTGCCCCACCTGGACCGAAGCCCAGCGCCAGTTGCGCGCGCAATGGCTGCACACCTGCCATGAACCGGCCATTGTGCAGAGCTTTGAAGACTTTGGCCGCGACGACATCCACGCCGACCTGCCCAGCATCAAGATTCCGCTGTTGTTGATGACCGCTGAAAAAGGCGGCGTGGTCGGCGACGACGACGTGGCCGAATGGCAGGGCCTGGCGCCGCAGACGCAGCACGTACGCGTGCCAGGCGCGGGCCACATGATTCCGTGGGACAACGAAGCCGGCTTCTACGCGGCCTTTGGCGACTTCCTTGGCAGCAAGGTCGACTGACACGCCTTTTCCTCAATCCGCTGATTCAAGGAGCCCGCCATGTCCGTCAGCGATATCGATTTGATCCACGCCTGGAAGCAGGTGCTGACGCTGTCACGGCTTGAAGCCGGGCAGATCGTCACCGTGTTGACCGGCGCCGACACGCATCCGCAAACACTGCGCTGCGCGATTGCCGCCGCCACTGACCTGGGCGCGCGCGTCAACCGGCTGGACCTGCCGCCTGTCAACGCCGAAAAATCCATCAGCCGCGACGCGCTGGCCTACCTGGGCGCCACCCCGCTGACGGGCAACCCCGCCGCCATCGCGGCGCTGAACGCCAGCGACCTGGTGCTGGACCTGATGACGCTGCTGTTCTCGCCCGAGCAGCACGAGATACTGCAGACCGGCACCAAGATCCTGCTGGCCATCGAGCCGCCCGAAGTGCTGTGCCGCCTGGTGCCCACCGAAGCGGACCGCGCGCGCGTGCAGGCTGCCGCGCGTCGGATTGAAGCGTCCAAGCAGATGCACATCACGTCGGCGGCCGGCACCGACCTGCGCTGCGAACTGGGCGAATTCCCCGCCATTTCCGAATACGGTTTCGTGGACGAACCGGGCCGCTGGGACCACTGGCCCAGCGGCTTCGTGCTGACCTGGCCCAACGAAGGGCAAAGCAATGGCCGCGTAGTTCTGGACCGGGGCGACATCCTGCTTCCCATGAAAGACTACGTGACCGACCCGATCGAACTGGTCATCGAAAACGGCTACGTCACCCGCATCAACGGCGGCTTGCAGGCCGACATCCTGAAGGAATACATGGCGGCGTACGAAGACCCCGAAGCCTATGCGGTGTCGCACATCGGCTGGGGGCTGCAACCGCGCGCGCAGTGGTCGATGCTGGCGCACTACAACAAGGAAGCGCACATCGGCATGGACGCGCGCGCCTTCGAGGGCAATTTCCTGTGGTCCATGGGCCCCAACAATGAAGCGGGCGGCAGCCGCACCACCGCCTGCCATATCGACATCCCCATGCGCCATTGCAGCGTGGCGCTGGACGGCCAGGCGGTCGTGACGCGCGGCGTGGTGCAAGACGAATCCGGCCTGGCGCACGCCGCCCGCCGCAAGGACAGCAAATGAACGCCTCAACCCAAACCATACCCGCCGACGCCGTCACGGGCGATATCTCCGCCTATTCGCGCCAGGGCTTCGGCACGCCGCTGCCGCTCAAAGCGCCCTTTGGCTTGTTGATCGTGGACTTCGTGAACGGCTTTGCCGACCCGGCCGTGCTGGGCGGCGGCAACATCCCGGAAGCCATCGCGCAAACGCGCCACTTGCTGGCCCATGCGCGCGCGCAGGGATGGCCGGTGGCGCACAGCCGCATCGTGTTCTCGGACGACGATGCCGACAGCAACATCTTTTGCCTGAAAGTGCCCGCCATGCTGGCCCTGAAAGAGCACAGCCACAACAGCGCCATCGTGCCCGAGCTGGCCCCCGCGCCCGGCGAATACGTGGTGCGCAAGAGCACCCCGTCCGCCTTCTTCGGCACCATGCTGGCGCCGTGGTTGGCGCAGCGCGGCGTGCAAACCTTGTTGGTGGCGGGCTGCGTCACCAGCGGCTGCGTCCGCGCCAGCGTGGTGGACGCCATGCAGGCGGGGTTTCGGCCGCTGGTGGTGTCGGACTGCTGCGGCGACCGCGCCCTTGGTCCGCACGACGCCAACCTGTTCGACATGGCGCAGAAGTACGCCGCCGTCATGCCCTTGGACCATGCGCTGGCCGAGACTCGCGCCTTGGTGGATGCCCCAGTGCCGGCCGCCGGTTAACGGCGACATAATCCTCCACCGGCCCGAAACCTGCTTCCTTCATGACCCTGCCCCCGCCCCACCACCTGCCTGGCGCGCTGCTCGCCCACTCCGACGCCTTGCTGGTGGTGCGCGAGCCCTCGGCGCCGCCCAAGCCGGCGCCGGGTCAGCCGGGCAGCGCGTCGGACTACGTGCAGGCCACGCCCGAGATCTTCATTGCCATCGTGCGCGATGCGGGCCTGGTAGCCGGTGACACGCCATCGCCAGGCTGGCGCGTGCTGGCCTTCAACGGCCATGTGGACCTGGGCACCGGCATCCGCACGTCGCTGGCGCAGATCGTTGCCGAAGAGCTGGACGTGCCGCTGTCGCGCCTGGACATGGTGCTGGGCCATACCAGCGCCGCGCCCAACCAGGGGCCGACTATTGCCAGCGCCAGCATCCAGATTTCCGCCGTGCCCTTGCGCCGCGCTGCCGCGCAGGCACGTGAGCATTTGCTGATGCTGGCGGCGCGGCAATGGAACCTGCCGCGTGATGCGGTGCAAGTGCGCGACGGCGTGGTACGGCCTGTAGTGCGGCCGGTAGTGCAGCCCACCCCCGACGACGACGCACGCCAACTGCATTACGGCCAATTGCTGGCCGGCCAGCACATCCGGCTGACCCTGGCGCCGCCCGATCAAGCCGTTCCGTTGAAACCCGCCAGCGAATACCGCATCGTCGGGCAAGGCGTGGCGCGCGTGGACATCCCCGCCAAGGCCACCGGCGAACTCAGCTTCGTGCATGACGTGCGCGTGCCCGGCATGCGACATGGCCGCGTGGTGCGCCCGCCGCATCCGGGTCGAGACGCCGGCAGCTTCATCGGCCATTGCCTGATCGATGTGGATCGCGATTCCGTCGCGCACCTGCCCGGCAACGTGCAGGTAGTGGTGCAAGGCGACTTCGTTGGCGTGGTGGCCGATCGCGAAGAACAGGCGATTACCGCGATGCGCGCGCTGAAGGTGCGCTGGAATCCCGTGCCGCCCGCACCAAAATTGGATGATGTGGCCGCCGCCATCCGCGCCAACCCGGCCCAAGCCCGGCCCCTGATCGAAGAAGGCGATGTGGACGCCGCCTGCGCGCAAGCCGCCACGCACCTGCGCCGCAGCTACGTCTGGCCCTATCAGATGCATGCGTCCATAGGCCCCTCTTGCGCCGTGGCCGACTTTTCTGACGGCCGGCTCACCGTGTGGACCGGCACGCAGAATCCGCACATGCTGCGCACTGACTTGAACCGGCTGCTGAATCTGGGCGAAGGCCACATTGACCTGGTCCGTCTGGAAGCCGCCGGCTGCTATGGCCGTAACTGCGCGGACGACGTCTGCGCCGACGCGGCGCTGCTGTCCATGGCGGTGGGCGCGCCCGTGCGCGTGCAGCTCACGCGCGAACAAGAACACCAGTGGGAACCCAAGGGCACCGGGCAGTTGATGGACGTGGCTGCCGCCATCGACGCCCAAGGCGAGCTGCTGGCGGTGGACTTTGCCGTGCGCTACCCGTCCAACGACGCGCCGCTCTTGGCGCTGTTGTTGACGGGCATCGTCTCCGGCGAGCCGCGTACGCTGGAAATGGGCGACCGCACAGCCGCGCCACCGTACCGCTACAAAAACCGCCGCGTGGTCTGCCACGACATGCCGCCACTGGTGCGCTCGTCGTGGTTGCGCGGTGTGTCGGCCTTGCCCAATTCCTTTGCGCATGACTGCATGATCGACGAACTGGCCGAAGCCGCGGGCGCCGACCCGGTCGACTATCGCTTGCGCAACCTGGACGACGCACGCGCCATCGCGCTGATCGAAGCCACCGCCGCCCGCGCGCAGTGGAGCCCGGGTGCGCGTGGCAGCCGTGGCAAACCGGACGCCGATGGCCGCTTACACGGGCGCGGCATCGCCTACGCGCGATATGTACATAGCAAGTTTCCCGGCTTTGGCGCCGCCTGGGCCGCCTGGGTCATCGACCTGTGCGTGGACCCGGCCTCGGGACGCGTGCGCGTGGAACGGATCGTGGTTGGCCAGGACACCGGCATGATCGTCAACCCGGACGGCGTGCGCCACCAGATTCACGGCAACGTCATCCAGACGCTTAGCCGCTGCTTGCTGGAAAAGGTGGTCTTTGATGAAGCGGGCGTTGCCAGCCGCGAATGGGGCGGCTACCCCATCATCGGCTTCAAGGATGTACCCGCAATCGATGTGCTGCTGATGCCGCGCCAAGACGAGCCGCCCATGGGCGCGGGGGAGTCCGCATCCGTGCCCGGCCCCGCCGCCATGGCCAACGCCCTGTTCGACGCGACTGGCAAGCGCTTCTATGAAGCGCCCTTCACGCCAGAAGCCGTGCGCGCCGTGTTGCTGGCCTGACCGATACCGCGTCCATGACCGACATCAATATCCTGGTGCTGCGCCAAGCGCTTGACTGGCATCAGGCCGGCATACCGGTGTATTTATTCACCGTGGCGCGCACCTGGGGCTCGTCTCCCCGCCCCGTCGGTTCCATCATGGCGATGAACGTGCAAGGCGCGGTGGCGGGGTCCGTGTCGGGCGGCTGCATTGAAGACGATCTGGCCGAACGCATCCGGCATTTGCATCACGGCAAGCGCGCGCCCGAAATCTTGCGCTACGGCGTTCAAGCCGACGACGCCCGGCGCTTCGGCATTCCGTGTGGCGGCACGATTGAGCTGGTGATGGAGTGCATCGACGCGCATAGCCTGCTGGCTGAATTGCTGGACGCCTGCATCCAGCGTCGTTGTGTGACGCGTACGCTGGATCTGTCGTCAGGGCAGGTGACGTTGCAGGCGCAGCCGCCCGGCCGCGCGTTCAGGCAGGCCGACGCCACGCTGTCGGACACCACGCTGATCACCTGCTTCGGACCCACCGCGCGGCTGATCGTGATTGGCGCGGGCGACACCAGCCGGTTTCTATGCCAGATCGCGCTGACGCTGGGGTTTGAAATCATCGTCTGCGACCCGCGTGAATCGCATCAAGATCAAAGCGCACAAGACGGTTGGGCACAAGCCAGCATCAACTTCACGCGCGAAATGCCCGACGACCTGATCCTGCGCCTGCGCCCCGACGCACGCACCGCCGTCGTCGCCCTGACGCATGACCCCAAGCTGGATGACCTGGCGCTGATTGACGCCTTGCAGTCCGATGCGTTCTATATCGGCGCAATCGGGTCCCGCAAGAACAGCGACAAGCGCCGTGCGCGCTTGCGTGACTACTTCGATTTAGGCGAGGCCGACCTGAACAAGCTGCACGGCCCCGCCGGTGTCTTCATCGGCAGCAAGACGCCGGCCGAGATTGCCTTGTCGATCATGGCCGAAGTGGTGGCCGCGAAAAATGGGGTGGACAAGCCACCCCTGCAAAACGTCGCCGACGGCAAGACGCGGCTGGTTCGGGAAAGCGCCTAGACGCTATCCAGCCCCGCCCGATCCACCGCTGCCGCCGCTGCTTGCGCATCCTGCATTTCCTCGATGAAGACCGGCGTGCACAGCCCGGCAATCAACGCCGCCAAGTCCCGATCAGCGTGGTCATAGGCCTTGCGACCGGCCAGCAGGTTCAGCGATCCAATCACCCGGCCCTGATAGCGCACGGGAATGTTGAACGCGGAATGCAGCCCGCGCTCGATCAGCATGGGCGCTTCAGAAAACACCGAGCGCACGTCGTCCTCGTTGCTGGCCACATACAACTGGCCTTCTTCCAGCACATGGCGCGACCACGGCCCGTTGCCCGTGGCCTTGAAGCCGCCCAGCGGGCTGATGCTTTCATCGGAGGTGTACAGCCGCTTCATCAGCCGGTGTTCTTCCAGATACAGCAAGGCAGTGAATAGCTGGTGGCCGAAGGCCTCTTCCAGCAAGGCCGACACCACCTGCCACTGCGCGGCGCGGTCACCGGCTTGCGCCAGGGCGCGCGCATGCGCCGCCCAGGGCGCCAACGTGGATGCTTGCGTCATTAGTGAATCGCCTCAAGCACCACGCCGCGCGTGTTCTTGCCAAAGAACAGAATGCCCAGCCCGCCCACCATCAAGATGGCCGTCATCATGGCGAACACGCCGGCAAAGCCCAGCACCGGATACGCCACGCCCACAATGGTGGGCGATGCAATCGACCCGATCCGCGCAAAGGCCGAGGCCGCGCCCATGCCGGTTGCCCGGATCGACGTGGGATAGATTTCGGCGGTGTAGGTGTACTGGCCGGCAATCACGCCGTTCATGCCGAAGGACAACAGCATGCTCAGCATGATGATCTGGTGCTCGCCGCTGGCCAGCGCCAGGCCCAATGCCGACAGGCACGACAACAGCATGTACGCCAGAATCGTGTACTTGCGGCCGATCTTGTCGTTGAAGTACGCGGCGGAAAAATAGCCGGGAATCTGCGACAGGTAGATCAGGATGGTGTACGAAAAGCTCTTGGTGATGGTGAAGCCGCGCTCGACCAGCAAGCTGGGAATCCACACCAGGAAAGCGTAGTAGCAGAACAGCACGGTGATCCAGAACACCCACACCAGCACCGTCGTGCCCAGATAGGTTTTGGAAAACAGGGACGTCAGCTTTTCCATCGCGCTTTGCGGGTTTTCCGCGGCGGTGGCGGCGCGGCGCGTGGCCACGGGCTTGGGCAAGGGGCGACCCAGCTTCTGCTCCACTTCGGCTTCAATGGCCGAGCAGATGCGGTCGGCTTCGGCGGTCTGGCCGGTGTGCTCCAACCAACGCGGCGATTCGAACAACGACTTGCGCCACCACAGCAGGAACACCACCGGCACCGACGCGATGATCATGATCCAGCGCCAGCCGTCGTCACTCATCGGCACGATGAAGTAGCCCAGCAACGCCGACATCACGAAGCCGAACGAGAAGAAGCCCGCCAGCGCGCCCGTGAAGCGGCCACGGTATTTGCTGCTGACGAACTCCGCCAGATACGGCGCAATGATGGCGCCTTCCGCGCCCATGCCGATGCCCGCGATCATGCGCAGAATGTAGAACTCGTGATAGTTGCGAGCGAAGGCGTTGATGAACGTAGCCACGCAGAACAGCAGCAAGGCCCACATCATGATCTTCTTGCGACCATAGCGGTCGCCCAGAATGCCCGAGAACAACGCGCCCACCAGAAAGCCCACGTAGGTGCTGCTGGCAATCCAGCCGATCTGGCCGGTGGACAGACCCCATTGCGTGCGCAACGACGGGATGATGAAGGCGATGATGCCGGCGTCCAGCGCTTCAAACGCCAGGCCCAGGCCGCCGATCAATAGCAGCCTGAAATGGAAGCTGGAAAACGGCAGCCGCTCCAGACGATCCGATACGGAATACATGGTGAAGATTTCCGGA
It contains:
- a CDS encoding (2Fe-2S)-binding protein; this encodes MGSTVNSSSTPPPIRLSVNGRDCDVAADPGTALLHVLRNDLALNGPKYGCGLGECGACTVLIDGVAARSCVIPVRAAQGRAVVTLEGLGTRQQPGPTQQAFIDCQAAQCGYCLNGMIMTVEALLRRNPNPTEDALRSELHHNLCRCGTHVEIMQAALRAVRLRAEGVRAPGLQAAGGGGVGVADGGPTR
- a CDS encoding isochorismatase family protein, which codes for MNASTQTIPADAVTGDISAYSRQGFGTPLPLKAPFGLLIVDFVNGFADPAVLGGGNIPEAIAQTRHLLAHARAQGWPVAHSRIVFSDDDADSNIFCLKVPAMLALKEHSHNSAIVPELAPAPGEYVVRKSTPSAFFGTMLAPWLAQRGVQTLLVAGCVTSGCVRASVVDAMQAGFRPLVVSDCCGDRALGPHDANLFDMAQKYAAVMPLDHALAETRALVDAPVPAAG
- a CDS encoding FAD-dependent monooxygenase, whose protein sequence is MSTSPRIAIVGAGLGGAATAALLLKEGLNVRVYEQAPGFSRLGAGIHVGPNVMKILRRIGIEDALNAQGSHPDFWYSRHWETGDILAQIPLGDYAVKEYGASYLTVHRGDFHALLIDALPTGVLAYDKSLTRVEDRGDVVVMHFADGTSEEADIVIGADGVNSRIREELLGPELPKYAGYLAHRAVFPTPQTKPGMLPFDSCVKWWSDDRHMMVYFVTSKADELYYVTGVPVEHWDLNDRWLPSSKDEMREAFSGWHPTVQALIDATVEVTKWSLLERDPLPLWSRGRLVLLGDACHPMKPHMAQGAAMAIEDGAMLARCFKEVGVNNHELAFALYEANRAERASKVQRISHDNTWLRTNEDPSWCFGYDVFKEPLVDPKTRAAA
- a CDS encoding xanthine dehydrogenase family protein molybdopterin-binding subunit; amino-acid sequence: MTLPPPHHLPGALLAHSDALLVVREPSAPPKPAPGQPGSASDYVQATPEIFIAIVRDAGLVAGDTPSPGWRVLAFNGHVDLGTGIRTSLAQIVAEELDVPLSRLDMVLGHTSAAPNQGPTIASASIQISAVPLRRAAAQAREHLLMLAARQWNLPRDAVQVRDGVVRPVVRPVVQPTPDDDARQLHYGQLLAGQHIRLTLAPPDQAVPLKPASEYRIVGQGVARVDIPAKATGELSFVHDVRVPGMRHGRVVRPPHPGRDAGSFIGHCLIDVDRDSVAHLPGNVQVVVQGDFVGVVADREEQAITAMRALKVRWNPVPPAPKLDDVAAAIRANPAQARPLIEEGDVDAACAQAATHLRRSYVWPYQMHASIGPSCAVADFSDGRLTVWTGTQNPHMLRTDLNRLLNLGEGHIDLVRLEAAGCYGRNCADDVCADAALLSMAVGAPVRVQLTREQEHQWEPKGTGQLMDVAAAIDAQGELLAVDFAVRYPSNDAPLLALLLTGIVSGEPRTLEMGDRTAAPPYRYKNRRVVCHDMPPLVRSSWLRGVSALPNSFAHDCMIDELAEAAGADPVDYRLRNLDDARAIALIEATAARAQWSPGARGSRGKPDADGRLHGRGIAYARYVHSKFPGFGAAWAAWVIDLCVDPASGRVRVERIVVGQDTGMIVNPDGVRHQIHGNVIQTLSRCLLEKVVFDEAGVASREWGGYPIIGFKDVPAIDVLLMPRQDEPPMGAGESASVPGPAAMANALFDATGKRFYEAPFTPEAVRAVLLA
- a CDS encoding maleate cis-trans isomerase family protein produces the protein MTKTFRIGQIVPSSNTTMETEVPAMLTAHSSLRPSDRFTFHSSRMRMKKVQKEELAAMDAESDRCALELSDARVDVLGYACLVAIMAMGRGYHRVSQKRLTERTAENGASAPVITSAGALVDALHVMGAKKIALVAPYMIPLTELVMDYIAAEGFEIVDWRALEIPDNLDVGRHDPAKLPGIVAGMNVADADVIVLSACVQMPSLPAVSQVEAETGKPVLTASIATTYAILKELGMDPVVPGAGALLSGAYPYSRNAQ
- a CDS encoding alpha/beta fold hydrolase, which encodes MTQAASTYLYGGHVHANGIRQHYLRYGGTADNRASRPAVILIPGITSPAVTWGFVAEHLGRQFDTYVLDVRGRGLSASGPGLDYGLDAQAADVTAFAQALGLTNYALVGHSMGGRIAVRAARSQPEGLTRLVIVDPPVSGPGRRPYPANLAWYVDSIRQATHGMTAEDMLAFCPTWTEAQRQLRAQWLHTCHEPAIVQSFEDFGRDDIHADLPSIKIPLLLMTAEKGGVVGDDDVAEWQGLAPQTQHVRVPGAGHMIPWDNEAGFYAAFGDFLGSKVD
- a CDS encoding MFS transporter, coding for MYSVSDRLERLPFSSFHFRLLLIGGLGLAFEALDAGIIAFIIPSLRTQWGLSTGQIGWIASSTYVGFLVGALFSGILGDRYGRKKIMMWALLLFCVATFINAFARNYHEFYILRMIAGIGMGAEGAIIAPYLAEFVSSKYRGRFTGALAGFFSFGFVMSALLGYFIVPMSDDGWRWIMIIASVPVVFLLWWRKSLFESPRWLEHTGQTAEADRICSAIEAEVEQKLGRPLPKPVATRRAATAAENPQSAMEKLTSLFSKTYLGTTVLVWVFWITVLFCYYAFLVWIPSLLVERGFTITKSFSYTILIYLSQIPGYFSAAYFNDKIGRKYTILAYMLLSCLSALGLALASGEHQIIMLSMLLSFGMNGVIAGQYTYTAEIYPTSIRATGMGAASAFARIGSIASPTIVGVAYPVLGFAGVFAMMTAILMVGGLGILFFGKNTRGVVLEAIH
- a CDS encoding XdhC family protein yields the protein MTDINILVLRQALDWHQAGIPVYLFTVARTWGSSPRPVGSIMAMNVQGAVAGSVSGGCIEDDLAERIRHLHHGKRAPEILRYGVQADDARRFGIPCGGTIELVMECIDAHSLLAELLDACIQRRCVTRTLDLSSGQVTLQAQPPGRAFRQADATLSDTTLITCFGPTARLIVIGAGDTSRFLCQIALTLGFEIIVCDPRESHQDQSAQDGWAQASINFTREMPDDLILRLRPDARTAVVALTHDPKLDDLALIDALQSDAFYIGAIGSRKNSDKRRARLRDYFDLGEADLNKLHGPAGVFIGSKTPAEIALSIMAEVVAAKNGVDKPPLQNVADGKTRLVRESA
- a CDS encoding GAF domain-containing protein, with translation MTQASTLAPWAAHARALAQAGDRAAQWQVVSALLEEAFGHQLFTALLYLEEHRLMKRLYTSDESISPLGGFKATGNGPWSRHVLEEGQLYVASNEDDVRSVFSEAPMLIERGLHSAFNIPVRYQGRVIGSLNLLAGRKAYDHADRDLAALIAGLCTPVFIEEMQDAQAAAAAVDRAGLDSV
- a CDS encoding 2,5-dihydroxypyridine 5,6-dioxygenase — encoded protein: MSVSDIDLIHAWKQVLTLSRLEAGQIVTVLTGADTHPQTLRCAIAAATDLGARVNRLDLPPVNAEKSISRDALAYLGATPLTGNPAAIAALNASDLVLDLMTLLFSPEQHEILQTGTKILLAIEPPEVLCRLVPTEADRARVQAAARRIEASKQMHITSAAGTDLRCELGEFPAISEYGFVDEPGRWDHWPSGFVLTWPNEGQSNGRVVLDRGDILLPMKDYVTDPIELVIENGYVTRINGGLQADILKEYMAAYEDPEAYAVSHIGWGLQPRAQWSMLAHYNKEAHIGMDARAFEGNFLWSMGPNNEAGGSRTTACHIDIPMRHCSVALDGQAVVTRGVVQDESGLAHAARRKDSK